In a genomic window of Sediminispirochaeta bajacaliforniensis DSM 16054:
- a CDS encoding sodium/glutamate symporter family protein has product MNFPWSLIINIGIISAALLIATFIRTRIRFVQRFLIPNALVAGFILLILYNFVLPQYGLSNEGFGMLVYHLLNISFIAMTLRKGNGKVRKSRGTIFATSVSVLSQYALQAFLGLLVTFLLIKTIFPGLFPAFGFLLPLGFVLGPGQAFAIGSGWEPMGFTGAGTVGLTFAAIGFLWACFGGVFLINYAIQRGWLNKEQIELLNSRRIRSGLMKKGVERPVGSFMSTETEAIDPFTYHIALVMVVYLISYFLLKGLGLLLAFAGPLGVDLATNLWGINFVFSAIVALGFKAFAKGAKFEYTFDNGTLTRISGFSVDLMVTAAIGAISLVVVGKYIIPILILSTIGGVLALIGVPWFCSRIFTDHRFQRMLVIFGVSTGTMPTGLALLRVIDPDFETPVARDYMFSSGLTFVFAIPFIMIINLPAYSATHGNPILFWLAVAVAFAYLLFVLVSYFLISKRRGIRKPKEIWLRGQDMETDSDIA; this is encoded by the coding sequence ATGAATTTTCCCTGGTCACTCATTATCAATATCGGAATCATTTCAGCGGCCTTGTTGATTGCAACGTTTATTAGGACCCGTATCCGATTTGTTCAACGGTTTCTCATTCCGAATGCACTGGTGGCCGGATTCATCCTCCTTATTCTCTACAACTTTGTGCTTCCCCAATATGGCCTGTCAAACGAGGGCTTTGGCATGCTGGTGTACCACCTCTTGAATATCAGTTTTATTGCCATGACCCTACGAAAGGGGAATGGCAAGGTAAGAAAGAGCCGAGGAACCATTTTTGCTACCTCAGTTTCTGTTCTTTCACAGTATGCACTCCAGGCTTTTCTCGGTCTCTTGGTTACCTTCCTGCTGATAAAGACAATTTTTCCCGGTCTGTTCCCGGCTTTCGGCTTTCTGCTCCCTCTCGGTTTCGTACTGGGACCGGGACAAGCCTTCGCCATCGGCTCGGGATGGGAGCCGATGGGCTTTACCGGAGCGGGAACGGTGGGCCTTACCTTTGCCGCCATCGGGTTTCTTTGGGCCTGCTTCGGTGGCGTTTTTCTGATTAACTATGCAATACAGCGAGGCTGGCTGAATAAGGAACAGATCGAACTCCTTAACAGTCGTAGAATTCGTTCTGGACTCATGAAAAAAGGTGTCGAACGGCCAGTCGGAAGCTTTATGTCGACTGAGACAGAGGCAATCGATCCATTTACCTATCACATTGCCCTGGTGATGGTTGTTTACCTTATAAGTTATTTCCTTCTGAAAGGCCTCGGCCTCCTGCTTGCCTTTGCCGGTCCCCTTGGAGTCGATCTTGCAACAAATCTCTGGGGGATCAATTTTGTCTTTTCGGCAATCGTGGCTCTCGGTTTTAAGGCCTTCGCAAAGGGGGCAAAATTCGAATACACCTTTGACAACGGGACTCTCACCAGAATATCGGGATTCTCCGTCGACCTTATGGTCACCGCGGCAATAGGCGCCATCAGCCTTGTGGTGGTCGGCAAATACATCATCCCGATTCTGATTCTCAGCACCATCGGCGGCGTCCTAGCGCTTATCGGTGTGCCGTGGTTTTGTTCGAGGATTTTCACCGATCATCGTTTCCAGAGGATGCTGGTAATATTTGGGGTCTCAACCGGTACCATGCCGACAGGTTTGGCTCTGCTGCGCGTCATCGATCCCGACTTTGAAACTCCGGTAGCCCGTGACTATATGTTCTCATCGGGACTGACATTTGTCTTTGCAATACCCTTTATCATGATCATCAATCTTCCTGCATACAGTGCAACACATGGGAACCCCATTCTGTTTTGGCTGGCCGTTGCCGTTGCCTTTGCTTACCTGCTCTTCGTCCTCGTGAGCTACTTTCTTATCTCAAAACGGAGAGGCATACGAAAACCGAAGGAGATCTGGTTACGAGGCCAGGACATGGAAACCGACAGCGATATTGCTTGA
- a CDS encoding DUF6675 family protein translates to MKQKIIMVTLALISTLNLGAQTLFEAVPYLTGNDAEKLKAGEPLTRYFFSKDEADLRYILDFTSAQTLSDKVRSLDPTLGVESLSLMPYPQGASKEQAYEQAAKILFSVSTMEGIEYYSASREKMRTLFTESTVIDSPESGRPLPDPHFETVPRSIDLTLRQTDLTFGTNIYATHFEGDGKTLLLEMSNMTKMKYKFISMVSPGDLSLSIVLYPVDEGILFYGVCSVNSISFFGLERKKTDSFYYRIEALKNWFENRYRVSVK, encoded by the coding sequence ATGAAACAGAAGATTATCATGGTTACGCTGGCATTGATTTCAACCTTGAACCTTGGTGCGCAGACACTTTTTGAGGCCGTTCCCTATCTTACGGGAAACGATGCGGAAAAGCTGAAAGCTGGGGAACCCCTCACTCGCTATTTCTTCTCCAAGGATGAAGCAGACTTACGCTATATCCTGGATTTCACCTCGGCACAGACCCTTTCGGACAAAGTACGCTCCCTTGATCCGACCCTCGGGGTTGAAAGCCTATCGCTGATGCCCTATCCCCAGGGTGCATCAAAAGAACAGGCCTATGAGCAGGCTGCAAAGATCCTTTTTTCAGTCAGTACAATGGAGGGTATCGAGTATTATTCGGCGTCGAGGGAAAAAATGAGGACGCTCTTTACCGAATCAACGGTCATCGACAGCCCCGAATCAGGAAGGCCGCTGCCGGACCCCCATTTCGAAACGGTGCCGAGATCCATCGACCTGACCCTTCGCCAAACCGATCTCACCTTTGGGACAAATATCTATGCAACCCATTTTGAAGGGGACGGTAAGACTCTTTTACTTGAAATGTCGAACATGACTAAGATGAAGTATAAGTTCATCTCAATGGTTTCCCCCGGTGATCTCTCGCTGAGTATTGTTCTTTATCCCGTGGATGAAGGGATTCTTTTTTACGGTGTCTGCAGTGTTAACAGCATCTCTTTTTTCGGTCTGGAGCGAAAAAAGACCGATTCGTTTTATTATCGTATTGAAGCTCTTAAAAATTGGTTTGAAAATCGTTACCGCGTTTCCGTAAAATAG
- a CDS encoding YggS family pyridoxal phosphate-dependent enzyme: MEGMDGMIAGNIARIRDEIAEAAHKAGRDPGDIQLMAVTKTHPFEDVLAAYEAGIRLFGENRVQEAVGKYTVPLPADMGLHMIGHLQSNKVKQIVPLVQCVESIDKVATAEELNKRAQAAGKHIDIMFEVNTSGEVSKNGFSEYEELSDALGATLELDALCVTGLMTIGPLGGDEGQIRKAFILLRSMSDRLSVEYPQAKLRELSMGMSGDFPIAVAEGATIVRVGTAIFGRRD, encoded by the coding sequence ATGGAAGGTATGGACGGAATGATTGCTGGAAATATTGCGAGAATTCGAGATGAGATTGCCGAAGCTGCCCATAAAGCGGGACGAGATCCCGGGGACATACAGTTAATGGCAGTAACGAAAACACACCCCTTCGAAGATGTTCTTGCCGCTTATGAGGCCGGGATTCGTCTCTTCGGTGAAAATCGTGTTCAGGAAGCTGTCGGTAAGTACACCGTACCCCTTCCTGCCGATATGGGATTACACATGATCGGTCATTTACAAAGCAATAAGGTGAAACAGATTGTTCCCCTTGTTCAATGTGTGGAGTCAATCGACAAAGTCGCCACTGCCGAGGAGCTCAATAAAAGGGCCCAGGCGGCCGGGAAGCATATCGACATCATGTTTGAAGTTAATACCTCCGGAGAAGTCTCGAAAAACGGTTTTTCCGAATATGAAGAGCTGAGCGATGCCTTGGGCGCGACGCTTGAATTGGATGCCCTTTGCGTAACCGGTCTTATGACCATCGGACCTCTTGGTGGAGATGAGGGGCAGATCAGAAAGGCCTTCATCCTTCTTCGTTCAATGTCCGATCGCCTTTCGGTGGAATACCCCCAGGCAAAGCTCCGTGAACTTTCGATGGGGATGTCAGGGGATTTTCCTATCGCCGTTGCCGAAGGAGCGACAATCGTACGGGTGGGAACTGCAATATTCGGGAGACGGGACTAA